The following proteins are co-located in the Engraulis encrasicolus isolate BLACKSEA-1 chromosome 2, IST_EnEncr_1.0, whole genome shotgun sequence genome:
- the LOC134434916 gene encoding NHP2-like protein 1, producing the protein MTEADVNPKAYPLADATLSKTILDLVQQASNYKQLRKGANEATKTLNRGISEFIVMAADAEPLEIILHLPLLCEDKNVPYVFVRSKQALGRACGVSRPVIATSVTIKEGSQLKPQIQTVQMSIERLLV; encoded by the exons ATG ACCGAGGCAGATGTGAATCCCAAAGCCTACCCACTGGCTGATGCGACGTTGAGCAAAACTATCCTGGATCTTGTGCAACAAGCATCTAACTACAAGCAGCTGCGCAAGGGTGCCAATGAAG CCACCAAAACTCTGAACCGAGGGATCTCAGAGTTCATCGTGATGGCAGCAGATGCGGAACCCCTGGAGATCATCCTCCATCTGCCACTGCTGTGTGAGGACAAGAACGTcccgtatgtgtttgtgcgctcCAAGCAAGCTCTGGGTCGGGCCTGCGGCGTGTCCCGACCAGTCATTGCGACATCGGTCACAATTAAAGAAGGCTCGCAGCTCAAGCCACAGATTCAGACTGTGCAGATGTCCATTGAGAGACTGCTGGTTTAA